The Stomoxys calcitrans chromosome 3, idStoCalc2.1, whole genome shotgun sequence genome includes a region encoding these proteins:
- the LOC106092951 gene encoding uncharacterized protein LOC106092951: MQRQCGPVTFVTRSEIIFRSVRMTPSELRWAVSSDHLHKETKILPGQRHNYKLSEQYLLGCCRRDQPNNHLVDRYPPPRSLKLDLHDLERDVQRYKREPLDQAAYQAGLDNIHADTVADAVNSYRVNVVLGERPPPIVPKKIDLHRQTRGVLVQLRSGRCSRLNFYRARIDADLQDVFPDCNQGPHDTRHLFICPARPTGLRPRSLWTHPILVAEFLGLDTQQNQADER; encoded by the coding sequence atgcagcgccagtgcgGTCCCGTCacctttgtgacacgcagtgaaataatatttagatctgtcagaatgacgCCTTCCGAACTGcgatgggctgtctcctcagacCACCTCCataaggagacaaagatcctaccagggcaaagacataactacaagCTGTCtgagcaataccttttgggctgttgtcGCAGAGACCAACCAAataatcatcttgtggatagatatccaccgcccagaagtcttaagctagatctacatgatctagagcgtgacgttcagcgctacaagagagaacccctagatcaagcggcatatcaagcaggtctagacaacattcatgcggacacggtagcagatgcggtaaatagctaccgggtgaatgttgtccttggagaacgaccgcctcccattgtacCTAAAAAAATTGACCTCCACAGACAAACCAGAGGAGTTTTggttcaattacgttccggcagatgcagccgcctcaacttctacagagcaaggattgatgccgacttgCAAGATGTatttcccgattgtaaccaaggACCAcatgatacacgtcacctgtttatctgtccagctagacccactggactcagacccagatccctgtggacgcaccccatcttagttgcagagtttctgggtcttgacactcaacagaatcaagcagacgaaagatag